The DNA sequence CCATCCCCTCCGACAGCCAGGGGCTGGAGCGTTCTGATGACCTGGAGCTGATGGGCCTGCAATCGAGCAATACCGCAGCGCTGGCGTTCCACCAGGTAGAGCTCGGCCGTGACTGGCTGCTGCACGACAATGCCCGCGAGTTCCTGCCCAAGGTGCGCCCGGCATTTCTTGCCTTGCAGTGCGGCATGGCCATCGGCCTGGCGCGGCGTTCGCTGCACGAGGTGCACGATCACCTCCATGGGCGGCTGTCGTTCCTCGAAGAGCATCGCCAGGTCCTCCACGAGCGGTTGGAAAACACCGTGGCCGAGCTCAAGCAGGGTCTGCTCGAAGGGCGCTTCCAGAGCCAGCCGGCGGCGTTGTTCAAGTTGCGCATCATCCTCGCTGAATGTGCTGCCGATGCCGTGCAGCTGGAGCTGCAAGCCAGCGGCGGCAAGGCGTATCTCGATGAGTTCGGTGCCGGTTTCGCGCGCCGCTGGCGCGAGTCGGCGTTCGTGCCCATCGTTACCCCGAGCCTGGTGCAGCTGCGTGCCGAGCTGCATCGCCAGGCTGCCAGCACATGAGCCGGGCGTTGCTCGAAGCCCGCGGGATCAGCCTGGGCTACCCGCGCGAGGGCGGCTGGCAGCAAGTGCTGGCGCACTTCGACCTGCAACTGGCGCCAGGGGAGGTGGTGACCATTCTCGGCCCCAGTGGGGTGGGCAAGTCCAGCCTGCTGCGGGTGCTGGCCGGCCTGCAGCCACCGCATGGCGGCAGCGTGACGCTGCACGGCGAGCCGCTGCAAGGCCCCCATCCGCGCCTGGCGGTGGCCTTCCAGGACCCGAGCCTGCTGCCCTGGCTGAGCCTGGAAAAGAACGTCGCCTTTGGCCTGGATTTCGCCCGCCAGCCCAGGCTGGCCGCAGCCGAGCGCCATGCCCGCATCGACCATGCCATCAGCGCGGTGGGCCTGGCCCATGCGCGCAGCCAGTACCCGGCGCAGTTGTCCGGCGGCATGGCCCAGCGCACCGCACTGGCACGCTGCCTGGCGCGCCAGCCTGAGGTGCTGTTGCTGGACGAGCCGTTCGGTGCGCTCGACGAAGTGACCCGTGCCGACATGCAGCAACTGCTGCTGCAGCTGATCGCCACCCACAACACCGCAGCCGTACTGATTACCCACGATATCGACGAAGCCTTGTCGTTGTCCGACCGGGTGCTGCTGCTGGGCGATCACCCGGCGCACATCCTCGGCCAATGGCACATCGACCTGCCACAACCGCGCGCGCAGCGGGTCGAGGAACTGGGCGCTCTGCGAATCGAGATCCTCAAGACCCTTCGGCGGGCCAGCCGCGCCGCTGCATCTTCCTCTACCTCGTTGCCTTCGGAGCCTGCACATGTGCATGGATGACTGCTGTTCCTCCACCTCGCGTCGTGATTTCCTCAAGCTCAGCGCCATGCTGACGGCTGCCGGGGCCGTGCCGCTGCTGTCCAGCCTGCAGGCCCGTGCCGCCGCCGAACCGGACGCGCCGGTGCGTATCGGCTACCTGCCGATCACCGATGCCACGCCGTTGCTGGTGGCGCACAACAACGGCCTGTTCGAGGCCGAAGGCATCAAGGCCGAGCGCCCGGTGCTGCTGCGCAGCTGGGCGCAAGTGATCGAGGCGTTCATCTCGGGCCAGGTCAACGTCATCCATCTGCTGTCGCCGATGACTGTGTGGGCACGTTATGCCAGCAAAGTGCCGGCCAAGGTGGTGGCCTGGAACCATGTGGGGGGCTCGGGCCTTACCGTGGCGCCGGATATCACCGACATCAAGCAACTGGGCGGCAAGACCGTAGCCATCCCGTTCTGGTATTCGATCCACAATGTGGTGCTGCAGCAGATGCTCGGCGACAACGGCCTGACGCCGGTGTCGAAGCCCGCCGACACCCAACTTGCGGCCAACGAGGTCAACCTGCTGGTGCTGCCGCCCTCGGACATGCCGCCGGCCCTGGCCAGCAAGCGCATCGCCGGCTATATCGTCGCCGAACCGTTCAACGCCCTGGCCGAGAATCTCAAGGTCGGCCGTGTGCAGCGCTTCACCGGCGATGTGTGGCGTAACCACGCCTGCTGCGTGGTGTTCATGCATGAACATGACCTGAACAACCGCCCGGAGTGGTCGCAGAAGGTGGTCAACGCCATCGTCAAGGCCCAGCAATGGACCCGCGACCACCGCGCCGAAGCGGCGGCGCTGTTGTCCAAGGCCGGCCCCAACAAGTACACGCCGCATGAACCGGCGGTGCTGACCAAGGTGCTGGCCCCGGCTGCCGACGACCGCGCCAGCTACATTGCCAGTGGGGCGATTCAGCATCG is a window from the Pseudomonas anuradhapurensis genome containing:
- a CDS encoding ABC transporter ATP-binding protein, producing the protein MSRALLEARGISLGYPREGGWQQVLAHFDLQLAPGEVVTILGPSGVGKSSLLRVLAGLQPPHGGSVTLHGEPLQGPHPRLAVAFQDPSLLPWLSLEKNVAFGLDFARQPRLAAAERHARIDHAISAVGLAHARSQYPAQLSGGMAQRTALARCLARQPEVLLLDEPFGALDEVTRADMQQLLLQLIATHNTAAVLITHDIDEALSLSDRVLLLGDHPAHILGQWHIDLPQPRAQRVEELGALRIEILKTLRRASRAAASSSTSLPSEPAHVHG
- a CDS encoding ABC transporter substrate-binding protein, with protein sequence MCMDDCCSSTSRRDFLKLSAMLTAAGAVPLLSSLQARAAAEPDAPVRIGYLPITDATPLLVAHNNGLFEAEGIKAERPVLLRSWAQVIEAFISGQVNVIHLLSPMTVWARYASKVPAKVVAWNHVGGSGLTVAPDITDIKQLGGKTVAIPFWYSIHNVVLQQMLGDNGLTPVSKPADTQLAANEVNLLVLPPSDMPPALASKRIAGYIVAEPFNALAENLKVGRVQRFTGDVWRNHACCVVFMHEHDLNNRPEWSQKVVNAIVKAQQWTRDHRAEAAALLSKAGPNKYTPHEPAVLTKVLAPAADDRASYIASGAIQHRQWDEKRIDFQPYPYPSYTQELVKRLKHTLIEGEHSFLASLDPAHTARDLVDDRFVRNAIAAVGGPSVFGIAENYQRSEEFAV
- a CDS encoding acyl-CoA dehydrogenase family protein, whose amino-acid sequence is MLDAAFRHWLDANAEAIDQGQCDPQLVLAHIAESQLLRIGVDPVLGGNGGAVTDTVEAIAAIASRSLAAAFVCWGQRAFIEYLLQSPNQALRERLLPGLLTGELAGATGLSNAMKFLSGIEALQVRGRPGATGWTLEGRLHWVTNLRKSGFVVAAAIEDDAGGSPFVLAIPSDSQGLERSDDLELMGLQSSNTAALAFHQVELGRDWLLHDNAREFLPKVRPAFLALQCGMAIGLARRSLHEVHDHLHGRLSFLEEHRQVLHERLENTVAELKQGLLEGRFQSQPAALFKLRIILAECAADAVQLELQASGGKAYLDEFGAGFARRWRESAFVPIVTPSLVQLRAELHRQAAST